A stretch of DNA from Brevibacillus ruminantium:
CGTGACATTGACTTTGGAGGACATGAGCAGCTCGACACTGTGTTCGTGGGCGCGGAATTTGTCCCGGCGGTGAATCAGGGTGACTTCCTTGGCAATCGGCTCCAGCATGAGGGACCAGTCAACTGCCGAGTCACCGCCGCCGATGACGGCTACGCGTTGTCCCTTAAAGGAGTTCAGATCGGTGACGAAGTAGTGCAGGTTGGATTTTTCATATTTCGCGGCGTCTGGATGCTCTAATTTCCGCGGTTCAAAAGCGCCGACTCCTGCCGTAATGATGACAGCGCGGGAGTAGTGGATTCCTTTGTCCGTGGTAATTTCGAATGAGTTGTCTGCTTGTTTTATCACATTTTCTACCTTTTCTTCGAGACAGACTGTCGGATTGAAACGAGACAATTGTTCTTTGAGATTATTGATCAAGTCTTGCGCCAATACTTTCGGGAACCCGGCGACATCATAGATGTATTTTTCCGGGTATAGGGCAGAAAGCTGGCCGCCGAGCTGGGGCATGCTTTCGATAATTTTTACACTTACCTGACGCATTCCGCCATAAAAGGCTGTAAATAGGCCAGCCGGCCCCCCACCGATGATCGTAATGTCGTATACTTGCTCGTCCTTTTGCAGAAAATTCAATCTCAGCACCTCCGAAATATTCTGAACGCATCCTTTCCTATTATACCCATACTTAGAAATGAAAAAAAGCGAAAGAAAAGAACATTCCTTGGGCAAATATGGCTTGCAAATATTGTCGATTCCGAATAAGATGGTTTTGAATGTTATAAAATTGACACATTTTATTATCCCATCGGTTGTGCCATTTTTCACAGATTGTCGCATAGGATGTGACATGGCAATAATTCCGTTATTTTATTCGCGCTCAATTTGGGAATCTTAAGCGTATCCAATCACGTGAAATTTCGCACAAACTTACCGGGATGACTATCATTCATGAAATGGAAGGGATATCCATGAGTACACCCAAAATCCTCGTTCTCGGCGCCGGATACGGTGGGCTGTTGACCACACTGCATCTGCAGAAAAAACTGAACTATAATGAAGCGGAAATCACGCTGGTCAACAAACACAACTACCATTACATCACGACCTGGCTGCATGAACCGGCTGCGGGAACAGCACCTGCTGACCACGCCCGCGTAAGCCTGGATCAAATCATTGACATGAACAAAATCGATTTCGTCAAGGACACCGTGAAGTCCATCCAGCCAGAAGAACGCACTGTTACGCTGGACAGCGGAACCGTCCTCAGCTACGACTACCTGGTGATCGGCCTTGGCAGCGAGCCGGAGACATTCGGTATTGAAGGCTTGAAAGAATACGCTTTCAGCATTCGCAGCATCAACGCCGTTCGTCAAATCCGCGAGCATATCGAGTATATGTTTGCGAAGTTCAAAATGGAACCGCATCGTACGGATTACCTGACCTTTGTCGTTGGCGGAGCTGGCTTTACCGGTATCGAGTTCAGCGGTGAACTGGCGGACCGTATTCCTGAGCTGTGCCAAGAATTCGACGTCGATCCAAGTCTGGTGAAAATCTACAATATTGAAGCTGCCCCGACGGCTCTTCCCGGTTTCGACCCTGAGCTGGTGACTTATGCGGTAGATGTACTCAGCAATAAAGGCGTTGAGTTCATGATCGGCACAGCAATCAAGCAGTGCACCCCGGATGGCGTCCTTCTGGCTACGGGCGAAGAGATCAAATCAAAGACGGTTGTCTGGGCCGCTGGTGTTCGCGGAAACAGCATCGTGGAAAAATCCGGCTTTGAAGTCATGCGCGGCCGCGTCAAGGTTGATGAATTCCTCCGTGCGCCTGGTTACGACAACGTGTTTGTCGTAGGTGACTGCGCCCTGATCTTCAATGACGAAGGTCGCCCGTACCCGCCGACTGCCCAAATCGCCGTACAAGAAGGGGAAGCGTTGGGTGACAACCTGGCGGCTCTCATTCGCGGGGAAGTTATGATGCCGTTCAAGCCGGCTCTCATGGGCTCGCTGGCATCGCTTGGAAAAGGCGAGGGAATCGGTATGGTCGGCACCAAAAAACTCTTCGGAAGCACAGCAGCACTGATGAAAAAAGCGAGCGACCTGCGCTATCTGTACAAAATCGGCGGTCCTGGCCTCGCTCTGAAAAAAGTGCGCCTGTAAAAAGGAGCTCCTTATGCGCCACGCCAGTATTCAGGTAAGAGGATTGATGACACGCGAAGAGATGGAGCGCTACAATGCGCTGATGGACGTTGGCGCGTATCTGGAAGACCAGGGACGCCACGATCTGGCCCATCATGTTCAGCGGGAAGTTGACATTCTCATTCTCCCGGCCATTGATCGGCTGAAGGAAAAAGGCCGCGAACGGGACAGGGAAAACCTGCGTTACATGATTGATCACGGCCTGTTGGATGAGGATGACGATTGATTGACAGTGAATCCCCCGGCTTTTATAGTCAGGGGATTTTTTCATTCATTTTTGCTTTCTCCGAACCTTATTTCCTATCAACGATGCCGTGGGGCAAGAAGCCTTGAAAAACAGTTTACAATCATCTTTGAACCGCATTCAAATCATACCTACAGCTCGCAG
This window harbors:
- a CDS encoding NAD(P)/FAD-dependent oxidoreductase, encoding MNFLQKDEQVYDITIIGGGPAGLFTAFYGGMRQVSVKIIESMPQLGGQLSALYPEKYIYDVAGFPKVLAQDLINNLKEQLSRFNPTVCLEEKVENVIKQADNSFEITTDKGIHYSRAVIITAGVGAFEPRKLEHPDAAKYEKSNLHYFVTDLNSFKGQRVAVIGGGDSAVDWSLMLEPIAKEVTLIHRRDKFRAHEHSVELLMSSKVNVTTPYEIEALHGDEKIERLTLVNAVTKEEKELEVDAVIVNFGFISSLGPIKNWGLELEKGSIVVNSKMESNIPGIYAAGDVSTYPGKVKLIAVGFGEAPTAVNNAVGYINPDAKLQPGHSSSMDNFKS
- a CDS encoding NAD(P)/FAD-dependent oxidoreductase, whose product is MSTPKILVLGAGYGGLLTTLHLQKKLNYNEAEITLVNKHNYHYITTWLHEPAAGTAPADHARVSLDQIIDMNKIDFVKDTVKSIQPEERTVTLDSGTVLSYDYLVIGLGSEPETFGIEGLKEYAFSIRSINAVRQIREHIEYMFAKFKMEPHRTDYLTFVVGGAGFTGIEFSGELADRIPELCQEFDVDPSLVKIYNIEAAPTALPGFDPELVTYAVDVLSNKGVEFMIGTAIKQCTPDGVLLATGEEIKSKTVVWAAGVRGNSIVEKSGFEVMRGRVKVDEFLRAPGYDNVFVVGDCALIFNDEGRPYPPTAQIAVQEGEALGDNLAALIRGEVMMPFKPALMGSLASLGKGEGIGMVGTKKLFGSTAALMKKASDLRYLYKIGGPGLALKKVRL